In Acinetobacter wanghuae, the sequence TCTGGCAAAACATACAAACTTAAAGGTAATGTTGCTGAAGGTGGCAATAAACTCGAACTTCGCGGCTTCATCGGTGTGGCAGCGTTAGGTCGTAACCAAACATGGATTCGTGCAAACTAATGTGCATGAAGCTCATCAAAAAAGCCTGACAGATGTCAGGCTTTTTTATATGTACTTTATACAGATGTGTATGATTTAAGCTTGAATGGCGCGAATTGCGTTTTCATCAAAACCCGCCAAAAATCCTTGCGTGGTTTGAATAATCGGACGTTTAATTAAGCTGGTATGTGTTGTTAATGCGGCAATCAGCGCATCTTCACTTGAAAGCGCTTGTGCTTGTTCTTCAGGGCTGAGTTTGCGCCATGTTGTACCTTTTTTATTCAGTACCATATCCTGTCCTAAAGCATCTAGCCAAGTCTTCACTGTCGCGCTATCAATACTTTGTTTTTTATAGTCATGAAACTCATAGCTGAGACCCAATTCCGTCAATAGATCGAAGGCTTTTTTCATCGAGTTACAGTTTTTAATGCCATACACTTTGAGCATATCAACAACCTAAAAAAATACTTATGAATGTATGAAGCTTAGCGAAATTTTAAGCTTGCGACTATGCTTTTTGCAGCGTATAGAATTAAAAGAAAATGAAAGCATTTTTCAGTCATTTGATTGTCATAAAAGAACGATAAAATAAGTTCGATTGAAAAGATAAGTACAATAAAAGCGTTGTTCTAAATGTAGAAAACCCGCATTTAATCATCCTGATCATGCGGGTCTCAACTTAACGTCCAATGTTACATCCTTGAAAAACCAATTCATCGTGAGTCGGTTTTTGTATTCATCCTACGGCGTCCAATCCTTTTGTGTCATCCTGACATGTCCTTGTGCCGTGCGCCAATAATGCGCTGATATAAGCATGATTTAAATCTACAAATGCGTCTTGTGATGTAAGCCATTGACTGTAATTGAGTGAACAATCGTTCACTCAATATATACATTCTATTGAACGTGCTATTTCACTTAAAGTTTATAATCAATGATGACCGGTGCATGGTCGCTAAACCACGTTTCTTTATAGACCCAAGCATTGACAGTGCGCGCTTTCCAATCTGGCGAGCAGGCTTGGTAATCAATACGCCAACCGACGTTTTTTGCACGAGCTTGCCCACGGTTTGACCACCATGAATAGACTTCAGCATCTTTACGAACTTCACGGAACGTATCGACATAGCCTAAATCATCGTAGATATGATCGAGCCATGCACGCTCATGTGGCAAGCAGCCTGACGCTTTTTGATTGCCTGACCAATTTTTAATATCAATGCGTTTATGCACAATGTTGTAGTCACCGCAGACAATCACGGATTTATCTTCATCACGCCATTGTTTTAAGATTTTCTTATATTCATCGAGGAAGTGATCTTTACGTGCTTGCGCTTCATCACCTGATGAACCCGATGGTAAGTAAAGAGAGCAAATATGCGCAGTTTTTTCTAAACCTACATCAAATTCTGCGGAGATAAAACGACCTTGAGAATCTGCTAGTTCAAAACCTAAACCATCCGTTACAGACACAAATGGTAAACGGCTATAAATAGCAGTGCCTGCATAACCCGGCTTTTCAGCAGGGAATAGGTGGGTGTACCAGCCTTCAGGCTTAAATTTATCGGTCCATTGTTCATGGTTAATACGAGACTCTTGCATGCAGATGACATCGGCATCTGAAGTTGCCATCCAGTCAAAAATCCCTTTTTTTTCAGCGGAACGCAGACCATTTACGTTGATTGATACGACACGTAAAATTTTTTGATCACTTGGATAGCTACTCTTTGGTATCATGCTCAGGTTTAACCTCAAACTTAAAAAAATGGAGCACCTCATGACAGCGCAAGCGGCTTTTAATCCACAAGCTTTTATCGAACTCGCATTATCACGTGGTGTGCTTAAATTTGGTGAGTTTACTTTAAAATCGGGTCGTGTGAGTCCTTATTTTTTCAATGCTGGTTTGTTGAATGACGGCGAAGCCTTGACTGGCTTGGCATCTGGCTATGCGGCAAAATTAACAGAATGCGATAACGTTGAAGTAATTTTTGGCCCTGCGTATAAAGGTATTCCATTTGTTGCGGCAACTGCTGTAGCGTTGTCTCAAAATCATGGCATGAGTGTACCTTGGGGATTTAACCGTAAAGAAGCCAAAGATCATGGTGAAGGCGGTGTTCTTGTTGGTGCTGCGGTTGAAGGTAAAAAAGTGTGGATCATTGATGATGTGATTACTGCCGGTACTGCAATTCGTGAAGTCGTCACCATTTTGAAAAATGCAGGCGCGCAAATTGCAGGTGTGTTGGTTGCGTTAGACCGCCAAGAAAAAGGTCAAGGCGAATTGTCTGCCATTCAAGAAGTTCAAAAAGAATTAGAAATTCCTGTGCATGCTTTAATTACCATGAAAGATTTGATGGATTATTTAGATGCCAAAGGCGATAAAGATGCTTTAGCGAAAATGGAAGCGTATCGTGTGAATTACGGCATCTAAAATTTAATACAAGATATTGATTTTTAATAAAGCTCTATCCATGATAGGGCTTTATTTTTATAAATGATTTTATGGACAAAACAATAATAGATTTCTTAAAATCTCATATCTCTGAGCAAACGACTCTAACGGATTGGCTATCTGTAATTATATATGCTTTTACATTAGCGGTTGCTTCGTGGGCTGCTTGGACTGCGAAAAGAGCATTAGCTGAAAATCAAAAAATTACGAGAGTGCATACAGACCCCTTCATAATAGTCAAACTTGACCATATGGTTGAATCTATAAATTGGTTTCGATTAAAAATTGCTAATGAGAGTTTAGGGCATGCTTTCAAAATTAAAATAGAAATAAAAAATAAAAATTCTAGAAAATACAGTCTTTTGGCTGATAAGATTTTATCACGGATCAACACTCCTAATTTCATGATTAGAGGAGTAAATCATTTATCTCCTTCAGAACAAAAATTCAGTAACTTTTTTACTATGGATAAAGTAATAGAACAGGATCAGCGAAATACAGACATGTTTTTTAATTTAAATTTTGAGGTAACTGTTACTTATCAAAATAAAAATAAGAAAAATTTTTGTGATGTATATATTTTAGATTTTTCTGAATTTAAGGATGTGGAACGTATAACATCAAAGAGTGTATATGACAGGCATTTAGATGAATTTAAAAAGATAAATAAAAATTTAAGTGATTTAAAATCAGAGCAAATTAAATTTAAAAATGAATATGAAAAAGCGAACAGAGGGTGGACTGAAACAGAATTAAGAGAAAAGGTGAGCTATTTTGATAAGCAAAGAGTTATTCGTAAAGCATTAAATCAAGTACAACCCGATGATTTGGTTGACAGAAGAGTTTTACCTAGAGAGTCTATTCAAAAAATACGAAGGAAAAATAAATAGCATAGTGTATCGAGGAGGTAGCATACGCCAAATCATCTCTAAGAATAGCTCAACCCTTCTTTTTCGATGGAAGAAGGGTGTGTTTTACGAAGCTGCTTTAGTAGCCAAAGACCGAATCACATCTCTATAACTTGGTGGAGAATCGACATAATTACGTTCACGTAACATGTTATGCATCTTAGCTAAATGCTGATGTGGTACAGATGCCATCAAATGATGCTCAATATGGTAATTGACATGAATCGGGGCAACAAAAGCACGTGCAATCCATCCTGCTCGCGTGGTACGCGTATTGGTCAAAGCAGAAGTACTCTTTTCTAAACCTGCATGCTCTGCCATTGCTCGAATACGAAGAAACAACGGGAAAGGTGTGATATATGCCAAAGGCCATAATAAATATAATTTCGGATGACCTGCTGCCTTTAATGCAGAAAATAAAACTGCATTGGTCAACAGCATTCCTGCGCTGTTTTTAACCAAGTTCTTTGCCAAATCCAAATGGCTGCGCTCATCTTTTGGAATCGGTTTTGGATCATTAGAGACACTCCATTCTAATAGTTCCAAATCCATTAGCACGCGACCAAATAAAAACTTAATTCCCGATTGCCCTGTTAAGTCACGTAAAAATTTACGATATAAAGAGCTGGGTGTAATTGGAAAGTTTTTGACTAGTCCTAAATCAGGATCATCTGCTTGTGAAGTACGAGCATGGTGTTTTAAATGATAAGGTCGATAATGCCCAACATCATTCCAAATGGGGCGGGCACAGAGCCAATCGGTTAAATGCGTATTCAGCCATTTACTTTTAAACAAACTATGGTGTGCTGCATCGTGCATTAAAATGGCTAAAGCCAATTGCCGACCTGCTAAAATTGCTAAAGCCACTGCACACATGAGTAATTTTCCCCACCACGGTAAATACTGCCAACTATAGGCAACCGTACCAAAGGTCATGCCAATCACTGCCCACGTCGAAGCGACAGACCATGCGCCATGTAAATCGGATGCTGTGGTCAGCTCGCGAATTTCCTCACGGCTAAACAGTTCAGTGACACTGACTTTGCTATTCATTGTTATTATCCATTATTTACTTTTATCAGTTTAGATTAGCAGAGAACTGTGGCAAACCGATTGGCTTGAATTTAAAGATTTACAAAAAAGCTAAAACCTGTAGGTCTATTTCAACGACATAAAATTATCTAAAAATATGAGGTTAAAGTATATAAAAAAGGAAGCCAAAGCTTCCTATTTTATTGGGTATTCATTAATAACCGACAGTAAAACGCTGTTGAATATGATTGTTATGTTCTAACTCATCGGCAAGTGCAACGGCAAAGTCTTCGGCAGAAATTTTACTGCCATCTGAACCAACTAGGAGTTCATCTTTACCTGTACGGAATTCACCTGTGCGTTTACCTGGTGCAAATTCAGCAGAAGGGGAGATAAACGTCCAGTCCACATCATCCGCCTGTTTCAAGCTTTCTAAAAATTGCACACCTGCTTCGGCTTCAAGCTTATATTCTTCAGGAAAATCTTCACTGTCTAAGACACGAACATTTTGATTCGGTAAATTTAAACTTCCAGCACCGCCCACGACAATATAACGCTTTACTTTAGACTCACGTATTGCCTGAATAAGACCATTGGCATTTAAACCTTGGAAACGTACCGAACTGACCACGGCATCTTGACCTTTCAGTTCTGTAACTAAAGCTTCTTGGTCATTTAAGTCTAGATCGACGGTGAGAACACGCTCAGTGTCTGCTAATTTATGTGTATTACGCGCAATTGCTTTGACGTAATGACCACGGGAAACCAGTTCCTCTAAAATACGTGAACCTGCCATTCCTGTTGCACCAATTAAAGCAATTTTCATCATAACCCTCATTTACTAATTCATCTCGTCAGGTTCAATTGCGAATACTGGACGGATGAGTATATTTATAAAATTTCATTAAATACTTTAGAGCTTATTGGGGCTTTGCACTGTTAGCTTTTTATAGTCCTATTGAGAGCCAATCAGAATAGGTGTGTACGAAATATTTTACGGATCTTGGGTTTATGTAAATTAAGCTTGGTTTATTTTGAGCGAGCTGCGATGTTCTTTACACACAATGAACCCAAATATAGAAAGCAGCCTATTGCTATTTTTTATATGTATAATATTTTTGAATAAATAATAAACACAATAGGATAACTATGGATGTATTAACGCGTTTTATCATTGAAGTGGTGATTGCACTTGGGGTAAGTGGGATTACAGCTTATGTGATCACGACTGTTTTAAGAGACTTATTGGTCGATTTATGTGGCGATTTGACCCGAGCTAGATTTTGGGCACGCTTTACCATCATTATGTTGTTTTTAACGCCACTCATGTTTGTGATGTTCTTTGGCGTCTCTTTTGATGCCAGTTATGCCGATCATGGTGTAGTGAAACGTGCTTTGGCATTGAGCCTATTTGGGGTGTTCTGCGCATTTTTATGTATTGCATTTCAAATTTCGAAATTTATCCCAGAGCAAAGCCATGTTCGCTATAAAGAAGATGAGTTATCTCAAAATTAAGTGTGAAAGGGTTTGGATAAACGCTTAGACATAAAAAAAGCACCCGAAGGTGCTTTTTTCTAACGCAACTCTAAATTATAGAGCAACGATGTTTACAGCGTTCGGGCCTTTTTGACCTTCAACAACGCTGAAAGAAACTTGTTGGCCTTCAACCAAAGTTTTGAAGCCAGAACCAGTAATTTCACGGAAATGAGCGAAAACGTCAGGGCCGCCATCTTGTTGAATGAAGCCAAAACCTTTAGTTTCGTTGAACCATTTCACTGTGCCAGTAACTGTATTAGACATATCTTAAACCTATAAAAATTTTAATAATTTTAGCCATGGAAGTGGCTATGGGTAACTTGAAAAAACAACAAGAATTGAAATAAAGATCTGAAAAAACGGAGGATTATAAATAAAACTGCGGTACTTTAAAGAAGTTTAACTGAACAACACTTTAACACTTTTTTCTAGTTAATTGTATTGTACACCATCTTGAGTATTTTGCTCGATTTAAATCATATTTATTACAAATAAAGACATTATTAAAATTATTTTCGCGATTTTAATGGCTTAGCGATCATTGTTAAGTTTTATTTAAGCATTTCGGTCATCTATGAGCTTGGTCGTAGGCAGATCTAAATCTTGATCACACTTTTTACATGCCAAAGACATACCTAATTTTTCAGATCGGCTGGTTTGGGTTAAAACCCAAGGACGATTTTGCCACGGTGGATTATGTCGCACATGTTGCGTATGGCCACAGCTCAAAATAGCATACCAATCTTGTTCATGGTCTTGGGCGAAATCGACAATGGCTTGTTGCATAGGGGCTTTATCTCTCATCACAAGAATACATACATACTCATGCAAAATCTGAATAACCAAAAGAATAATCTCGGCTATACTCATTGCCAAATTTCATTTTAAAAGAGCGAAGAGACATGCGCGTACTTGTTGTGATGGATCCCATCGAAAATGTAAACCTAAAAAAAGATTCATCGATGGCGATGCTTTGGGCAGCAGCACGTCGTGGGCATGAGTTGGGTTATGCATTACAGCAAGATTTGTATATTGATCAAGGCAAAGCCTTTGGTTTGATCTCGTCACTCAACGTTTTCGAAGATTATAACCATTACTATGAACTTGGCGAAAAACAAAAAGAATCGATTGCTGCCTATGACGTGGTGTTGATGCGTAAAGACCCACCGTTCGATATGAACTTTGTCTACACCACCTATATTTTGGAACAAGCTGAGCGCGAAGGGGCGTGGATTATTAACAAACCGCAAAGCCTACGTGACTGCAATGAAAAACTCTTTGCGACTCAATTCCCTGAACTACAAGTGCCGACTTTAGTGACATCTCAAGATTCACTGATTCGTGAATTCATTCAAGAACATGGCGATGTGATTGTAAAACCACTTGATGGTATGGGCGGTATGGGTATTTTCCGCTTAACCGCAGAGGGTGCCAATATCGGTTCAACGTTAGAAATGCTCACCGAAATGGGTCAACAACCGATTATGGCGCAACGTTATATCCCTGAAATTGTCGATGGCGATAAACGAATCTTGATGATTAACGGCGAACCTGTACCGTATTGTTTGGCGCGAATTCCACAAAATGGTGAAACACGCGGCAATTTGGCTGCGGGTGGTCGCGGTGAAGCACGTCCTCTCACTGAAAATGATAAGGCGATTGCAGCAAAAGTGGGTCCATTTTTACGTGAAAAAGGTTTAGTTTTTGTCGGGCTTGATGTCATTGGCGAATATGTCACTGAAATTAATGTGACCAGTCCAACCTGTATTCGAGAAATTGACAATCAATTCGGTACATCCATTGCCGATGATTTATTTGATGTGCTTGAAGCGGGCTTAAAACAGTCCATTTAACGACATTGGTCAAAAAGTCTCATTCAGAGGCTTTTTGACCAAAAAGTATATGTATCGTCTTCACAAAAATGAGAAACATACCTCAATCATGATAAATTGTAGTGAAATATTATGGATTAATAATAAATCTAGTTTAAACTCGAAATTCGTATGAAAAAAACAATGAAACGCTGAGTGAAAAAAAGTAAATAAACTTTCATGACTATGCGTTTGTGATTACAATTGCAAGCTTAAATCAGAATTTCCTTTTCCATTTTTGAATTGAAGAATTAGACCGTGACCGACGCTCAACAGAAACAGCCTAAACATGTCATGATGATGGCCGCAGGTACCGGTGGACACGTATTTCCAGCCCTCGCCGTAGCCAAAGAATTACAGCAACAAGGCATTACCGTCTCTTGGCTGGCGACGCCTGTCGGTATGGAAAACCGTCTATTAAAAAATCATAATATTCCAATTTACCAAATTGATATTCAAGGCGTACGTGGCAATGGTCTACTGCGTAAATTACTCGCGCCTTTTAAAATTTTAAAAGCCACTTTTAGTGCTATGAAATATATGAAACAGCTAAATGTTGACGCTGTGGCAGGTTTCGGTGGCTATGTGGCAGGACCGGGTGGCTTGGCAGCGCGCATTTTGGGTATTCCCGTGATTATTCACGAGCAAAATGCGGTGGCAGGTTTTACCAATACACAATTGTCACGTGTAGCAAAAACCGTGTGTCAGGCATTTCCAAATACATTCCCTGCAAACGATAAAATAGTGACCACAGGGAATCCTGTGCGTAAAGAAATTACCGATATTTTAAATCCGTCTTGGCGTTATCAAGAGCGGGAAAAAGCCGCTGAGCCATTACGTGTGTTTATTGTGGGTGGTTCGCTTGGTGCACAAGCATTAAATGAATGTGTACCGGAAGCATTGAAACAATTGAATGTGCCACTCAATGTCTATCATCAATCGGGTCAGAAGCATGCAGAAAGTACACGTGCACGTTATGACAATGCACCCGAACATTTAAAGGTTGAAGTGCAGCCGTTTATTGAAGATATGGCAAAAGCGTATAGCGACGCAGATTTAGTGATTTGCCGTGCAGGTGCGTTAACTGTGACTGAAATTGCAACGGCAGGTGTTGCAGCGATTTTTGTACCGTTACCAAGTGCAGTTGATGATCATCAAACAGCCAATGCTAAGTTCTTAGCCAATGTGGGTGCTGCAAAAATCTGCCCGCAAGCTTCGATGACACCAGATAGTTTAAAAGCCTTGTTAGAACCGATGTTGAACCGTCAGCTATTACAAGAAATGGCAGTGAAGGCACGTCAACAGGCGCAACCCAATGCCACCCAACATGTGGTTCGTTTAATTCAAGAATTGTAAACCGAGTAAATTATGTCTCCATCAACACCCGCTGACCAAGCAAAGAAACTCATTAAAGTGCCAGAAATGCGCCGTATCAAACACATCCATTTTATTGGGATTGGTGGTGCAGGCATGTGTGGTATTGCAGAAGTGTTGAAAAACCAAGGCTACAAAGTCTCAGGTTCAGACATCAAAGCGTCAAAAACCACGGCTCAGCTTGAAGAAAATGGCATTCAAGTGTATATCGGACATGCACCTGAAAATATTCAAGGCGCAAATGTCATTGTTGTTTCAACTGCAATTGACAAAGAAAACCCAGAAATTAAAGCCGCGATTGAAACACGTACACCTGTGGTGCGCCGTGCAGAAATGCTCGGTGAATTAATGCGTTACCGTCATGGTATTGCGGTTGCAGGGACACATGGTAAAACCACAACCACCAGTTTAGTCACCTGTATGTTGGCAGAGGAAAACCTTGATCCAACCTATGTGATTGGCGGTTTATTGAATCGTACAGGTGTCAATGCTGCGCTTGGTGCGAGTCGTTATATTGTGGCTGAAGCTGATGAGTCAGATGCTTCATTCTTGCATTTGCAACCGATGGCAACCATTGTCACCAATATTGATGCAGACCACATGGATACCTATGGCGGTAGCTTTGATGTTCTCAAAGATACTTTCGTGCAGTTCCTACAAAAACTTCCATTCTATGGTTTGGCAGTGATGTGTGGGGATGATGCCAATATTCGCGAGATTATGCCGCGTATTGGTCGTCCAGTGATTACCTATGGTTTCAACGAAGACAACGACATCCGTGCAGTCGATGTTGAACAAGATGGTATGCGTTCACACTTCACGGTACTACGCAAAGATCGTGAGCCATTACGTGTCACCATTAATATGCCGGGTGCACATAACATCCTGAACTCATTGGCTGCGATTGGAATTGCCACTGATGAAGGTGTCTCTGATGCTGCGATTTGCCGTGCATTAGAAGGCTTTAGCGGTGTTGGTCGTCGTTTCCAAGTTCAAGGTCAGTTTGACGTAGAAGGCGGCGATGTAAAACTCGTGGACGACTATGGTCACCATCCAAAAGAAGTGGAAGCGACCATTAAAGCTGCGCGTCAAAGCCATCCAGACCGCCGTTTAGTCATGATGTTCCAGCCGCATCGTTTTAGCCGTACCCGTGACTGCTTCGATGACTTCGTCGATGTTTTGTCTCAAGTTGATCAATTATTACTGCTAGAAGTGTATCCTGCGGGTGAAAAACCAATCGTTGGTGCGGATAGCCGTTCATTGGCGCGTAGTATTCGTTTGCGTGGTCAAGTGGATCCGATTTTGATTGATCCAGTCGAAGGTAATTTGAGTAACGTCATGCAAAATGTGCTACAAGCAAATGACTTGTTATTAACACAAGGCGCGGGTAATGTGGGTGCAATTTCAATCGAACTTGCGCAACATCATCTTTATGTAAAGTAGTCACCTCGTGTGATTGAATTGATTGACCAGATTTAAAAAAGTTTAAGGATATAAACGTGTCAAATGCTTCAAAATTCGGAAAAGTTGCCGTGTTGCTTGGTGGTAAATCTGCAGAGCGAGGGGTTTCTCTAGACAGTGGTACGGCCGTACTTGAGGCATTGCTACGTTCAGGCGTCAACGCGGAGGCATTCGATCCGCAAGAACGCAGTATTACTGAGCTGGTTGGCTATGACCGTGCCTTTATCGTATTGCATGGTCGTGGCGGTGAAGATGGTCAAATCCAAGGTGCACTTGAATGGCTAGAGTTGCCATATACCGGTACAGGTGTTCAAGGCTCTGCCATTGGTATGGATAAAGTCAAAACCAAACAAGTATGGCAAGGTTCAGAATTACCGACAGCGCCTTATCGTATTGTTACCAAAGACTCGAATTTGCAAGATGTAGTTGATTCAATCGGTCTGCCATTTATTATTAAGCCAGTACACGAAGGCTCAAGTATTGGTATGAGCAAAGTCGAAAAAATGGAAGACTTTGCTGAAGCAATTGCGAAAGCAACAGTGCATGATGCGGTCGTCATGGCTGAAAAATGGATCACGGGGCGTGAGTTTACAGTCGTTATTTTAAATGGCGAGGCACTTCCTGTTATTCGTCTACAACCGCCTGAAGATGTTGCATTCTACGATTACGAAGCTAAATATAACCGTAATGATGTTCAGTATGGTATTCCAGCGGGCTTAACCGCTGAAGAAGAAAAACAGCTGCAAGCGCTTTGCCTACGTGCTTTCCAAGCAGTCGGTGCAAGTGGTTGGGGGCGTATTGATGCCATGCAAGATGAGCAAGGCAACTTCTGGTTACTAGAAGTCAATACTGTTCCGGGAATGACCAGTCATTCATTGGTGCCTAAAGCTGCTGCAGCAATTGGTTATAGTTTTGATGAATTGTGCGTTGCAATTCTTGAACAGACCTTAACGGGTGCGACTCACTAAATTATGGCTCAACTCCCTGCATCCATGCGTCGTAAACGTGCTGCGATTACTTCAATTCACGACAAGCCGCCAACACGTAAAGATAAGCTGACCAATTTTGGGGGTTGGCTGCTTTTTTGTGTTGCGTTAGTGGTGCTGGCATTTGGTATTTTTGGTTTTTATAAAGTCATGACTGATACCCATGTTGCACAGCTCGATGTGGTTGGTTCTCGCTCCCAAAAAGAGCAACAGGTGTTGCAGCAACACGTTGCACCTATCATGACCAAAAACTACTTCACCTCAGATTTAAAAGCCATTCGTGATAAAGCCTTAGAACTGTCATGGGTGGATCGAGTGGTGGTTTCACGCGCTTGGCCAAATGCAATTCGTGTCCGGGTCATGCCGCATCAAGCCATTGCACGTTGGGGAACAGGGCGTTTACTCAGTGATAGCGGACAAATTTTCTCTGAAGTCACACCCAAAAATAATCAAGAATTGCCTTTGCTGCATGGTCCTGCGACGCATGCGAAGACCATGATGCGTCGCTATAACGAAATTAATCAGTTGTTTTTGCCGCAAGGTATTCGTCTAAAAGAACTGTATTTAACCGAACGCATGACATGGTTTATGCAGTTTGATTCAGGTTTACGCGTGATTGTTGATCAGGATCAAACCATGAGTAAATTGCAGCGCTTAAGTCATCTTTCCTATAGCGACTTAAAGCCTGTTTGGTCTAAAATTTCATCAATTGATCTGCGTTATCGAAATGGACTCGCAATTCAATGGAAGAATTCGATACCACCTAAAATTGTAAATGGTCATTTTATTGTAACGATTGATGACACTGGCGTTGAGAATAAAGTAGCAGTAAAGCCATAATGATCGGCTTTAAAAATTAGAGGCATTAAGCCACAACCTAAACACACGTAATGGTAGTAGTAGATAATGAATGAAGCTGTTCCCTCGGTTGTTGCGATTGACATTGGGACGCACAAAGTTTCAGTTTTGATTGGTAAGGTACATGCACCTGACAATATCCAAGTGATTGGTATGGCAACCGCTCGTAACCGAGGCATGAATAAAGGGAAAATTGTAAGTCTCGATAAAGTTATTACCGCAATTAAAAATGCTGTTCAAGAAGCCGAAGATATGGCGGAATGTCGCGTACACTCTGCATGGATTTCGATTCCGACTGCTGAACTTAAAAGCTTC encodes:
- a CDS encoding D-alanine--D-alanine ligase, which translates into the protein MSNASKFGKVAVLLGGKSAERGVSLDSGTAVLEALLRSGVNAEAFDPQERSITELVGYDRAFIVLHGRGGEDGQIQGALEWLELPYTGTGVQGSAIGMDKVKTKQVWQGSELPTAPYRIVTKDSNLQDVVDSIGLPFIIKPVHEGSSIGMSKVEKMEDFAEAIAKATVHDAVVMAEKWITGREFTVVILNGEALPVIRLQPPEDVAFYDYEAKYNRNDVQYGIPAGLTAEEEKQLQALCLRAFQAVGASGWGRIDAMQDEQGNFWLLEVNTVPGMTSHSLVPKAAAAIGYSFDELCVAILEQTLTGATH
- a CDS encoding cell division protein FtsQ/DivIB, with protein sequence MAQLPASMRRKRAAITSIHDKPPTRKDKLTNFGGWLLFCVALVVLAFGIFGFYKVMTDTHVAQLDVVGSRSQKEQQVLQQHVAPIMTKNYFTSDLKAIRDKALELSWVDRVVVSRAWPNAIRVRVMPHQAIARWGTGRLLSDSGQIFSEVTPKNNQELPLLHGPATHAKTMMRRYNEINQLFLPQGIRLKELYLTERMTWFMQFDSGLRVIVDQDQTMSKLQRLSHLSYSDLKPVWSKISSIDLRYRNGLAIQWKNSIPPKIVNGHFIVTIDDTGVENKVAVKP